Genomic segment of Harmonia axyridis chromosome 6, icHarAxyr1.1, whole genome shotgun sequence:
TTACTAATTGGAACAAGATTAACGCAAAAATTTTCGAGCTTGACCTTGGAATAACCTTGACCTACTTTTCAAGAGCAAACCGAACATTCAAAATCATAAACTGGTAAAAATTCCGATTTGAAAAGTAGGTCAAGGTTAAACCAAGGTCAAGCTcgaaaaatttcagtttgacCTTCAAGAAATTGTTCAAGagcaaactgaaaattttcgagCTTGACCTTGGTTTAACCTTGACCTACTTTCCAAGGGCAAACCGAACTTTTAAAATCGTAAATTggtaaaatttttcgatttgccCTTGAAAAGTAGGTCAAGGTTAATCCAAGGTCAAActcgaaaattttcagtttgccCTTGAACAATTTCTTGAAGgtcaaactgaattttttcgAGCTTGACCTTGGTTTAACCTTGACCTACTTTTCAAGggcaaatcgaaaaaatttaccaATTTACGATTTTAAAAGTTCGGTTTGCCCTTGGAAAGTAGGTCAAGGTTAAACCAAGGTCAAGCTcgaaaaatttcagtttgacCTTCAAGAAATTGTTCAAGggcaaactgaaaattttcgagCTTGACCTTGGATTAACCTTGACCTACTTTTCAAGGGCAAATCGAAAAATGTTACCAAGTTACGATTTTAAGAGTTCGGTTTGCCCTTGGAAAGTAGGTCAAGGTTAAACCAAGGTCAAGCTcaaaaaatttcagtttgacCTTTAAAAATTGGCCAAggtcaaactgaaaattttcgagCTTGACCTACTTTTCAAGGGCAAATCGGAATTTTTACCAGTTTATGATTTTGAATGTTCGGTTGAAAAGTAGGTCAAGGTTATTCCAAGGTCAAGCTCGAAAATTTTTGCGTTGATCTTGTTTCCAATCAATAACATTCTGATTTTTGAATTGATCtttgataatttttcatattcagctTTGACCTTCAAGAAGTAGATCAAGGTCAaactgaaattaataaaattctgaTTTAATTGTTCTAATATGAGTTATatcttgaaaaagttttcgtttttttgGACTATTGAAAAGTGTGTTAATAGAGATGTTGTCTCGAGAAAGTAGGTCAAGGTCAAGTTGTTTGACCTTGAGAAGGTCAATATTAATTATGAAAGATCAGGAAGCACCCAGGAAATTTGGAATGTTTGGGTtaataaaacgaattaaataATCAGAAAcggtaaatttatttttatattacagGATGAGTTACATCAATCTTATGATCAACATAATCTAATTACAGCCTAAAAACACATCTGGTTGAAGAAACGTTCTTCATAAGTTCCTATGCCGATTACTTCAGTAGGTTCCTTCGAGTAAATGATTCTTATTCCTATCTTCATCCGACTTCAGAGGAATTGCTTCGTCCGGTCCTGTTACTGTCACTGGTATGGGACTGGCTGGTATTTTCATCATAATGTGGTCATCATGGTCTGATATTGAGTCCATGCTACACAGAGTATCACTGGAATGCGTTCTTACTGATGGGAATTGAGATGGCCTTAAGTGATCTGTAAATTAAGAATAATTAGTTGCAAAGTTCCAAATAATGGAAATAAAGTCGGTAACATCGAAATTACGTTGTTATTTTAAAGTTCTGAAGAGGTCTCAATTGAATCAAGCAAAATAAGTGTCCTAGTCGTTCATTTATTCTCCACGTGTTGTCAGTTGGAGTGTCTAGCATCTTCAGGAGTTATCTTTGGGACGTGCTATCTGATTGCAGACAACTCCTCTCAGTGATAACTCCTGAAGATGCCAGACACTCGAACTGGCGAAACGTGGAGAAAAAATGAACGACGACGACCGAAATAGCCGAGAGAACAAGTAAAATGAAGCGATGGCCCCGAAATCCTCAACTAATTCTTCTAATAGTGTTTTGCGAACGTACTCACCAAGACCTTCATTGATGAACATGGCCCTGTGTTCATCCAACTGACTAGCACTGCAAAGTGGCGTGTCCACCTCCATCGTTTTGTGGAAAATGGCGTAGTCCACCTCGTACTCCCCCGTCTCCTTCCTGAAAGACACGAGAGATTGGAAGCGGTGCCCCCATAATATTTCGGAGGGCAAGTAGCTTGACCGCGCCTGCGTAGTCATGCCCGTTGATTCTATCACGCCCTCTGCACAAAAATATCTATTAGTTCAAGTACAAGCAACTACAAAGATAAATTTCAAGTTATAATATCGAACGAACTACTGCAGTCCATAACAAGCGGAAAGTACTTTTTTGCTGTTTACATGGAAGTTTAATGACCCCAAGAACTTGCAGCCAGTGAATTCTGAATGTGAACGAAGCTTGGAACAATTAAAAGCACTATACTATGGTTTCTTATCAATGATTCAAATGAACTACTGCAGTTCGAGCAAGGTTGTAGTTCATAATGCATATATGTTTTTTACCTAAAACTACGATGATTTCGAACCGTTCTCTCAGAAGATCAGTGGCAGACATGTGATACAATGGGGAACCCTTCTCTATTTTGTGCACTATTGTGGTAGGCCAGATGAAGAGAATTTTGTCCTGCTCACCATCGCAACCgacctgaaaaatttcaatgatacATTTGATATAATAGCAAACAATTAATTATATCTTGATTAGACAAtgatataaatgaataaatatgcaACAATTCttcagaattgaattttctattgttacGTTCCTATGAAGGATCATACTTAGTCAAGCAAACTGGTCTAAGCCGagatttgaataaatattgattCAAAATTTGGCTTACACTGTCCAATTAAGTCTTCGAAAGATCTAGGACAGGTGGTATAAAAAACTCTTGTTACTCACCTTCAGTTCAGTTTGATAAAACGGAATGCTCTCTCCCTCCTTTGTGATTTTATGTTTGATCAGCTGGGCTCTGACATGGGCCTCGATGATATGACTTTTCCTCATATCCCCAACTCTGAACATCAGACAAGGCACGCCATCACGATGGCTTACCACGGCGACCCTGCAAATTAACTCAATGTAGAACTTGGTTCGaatacacttttatttatttttctatcaTTTTAGCCATATTGGTCCTAGCGACAAAATAATACCGGAAAAAAGAATTGACaaacgaaattttcaatttagaaGGCTTCCAGGTCAGCTTAAAGTATCTAAAAGTGATTAAAATGGTAGAATATTGATTTTCCTTTAGTTTGGTACCTCAACGAACaaaatcagatgaataattcatttttaataattattccATGGAGATGCTGACATTTGCCAGTGTTTCTCAGCCTTTCTAGCATGGAAAACAGTGATTTAGGCAAGAGAAACTTCAAGACTTTCCATAATAGATTATTAAAATCTTAGactatagatagaaggaacggaaagtaaacatttgtactcgatcccgaatacaagagagatggaagtttagtgtcgtCAATGACAATCGAGCTAaccgattgtgtgtgcgagccatatgcatggagaatcctgatttgattattgaatgctttatcaggaatccttttttcataactttacaatagctaaatcatcaaactgagaaaaacatagacccttttgaaacacgaaagaatttttatgaataaatcacattgtaaactatttttgggCATGAatcgataatttcgaaattaatcaaattttgttacgctactgctatagtgtcccgtcagacaaagagtgacgaatgttggcctcaaaacaaatgcatcagtcacaaggcgatttccgttccgTTAATGATCTAAGATTAAAATATACCATTtaagtgaatttttcaaaatttgacctCAAATTTTTGAGTATTTTACATACCTGGAGAACAGCAACGTCTGCGTCCTCTTCTTGGGTCTTGACAGTTTGGCGAAAACTATTCCCACCATAAAAGCTTGTATCATAACACCAGTAATACTTTGTAGGCACATAACAAAGATGGCTTCCGGACATTCTTCCGTTGTGGTCCTTCCTCCGTATCCTATTGTGTGTTGGGTCTCCACGCTGAACAGGAAGCAGGAAGTGAAGCCTTGAATGTTTTGAATGCAGGGAGTCCATGGTTCGGTACCATTCTGAGAAGAGGAAGAAAACTGTTATACCAATTGTTTGTATCATTTTCAATAGGatttttattatagaaaacGAATGCATTTTTCGGGTCAAGGATACgacatttttcgaaatctaGTTTTCGGTGCACAACAACATATTGTCGGCacgaaattatcaatttcggTCTCGTCAACACTGATTAATCATATATCACTCACCAAATGAATAGAAGTGTAATCGGAATATCCGCTGTTTGATTAACATTTATTGGAATTAATCGAAAGCTGActagaaaaatatttgttttgctcTTCACTCGTTGAAATTACCCTGGATCTGATACCTATATTTTATTCATAGGGAATCGGCTCATAACACAGATTGGTAAATATTTGACTTCCGATTCCATTGTAGCTCCGGGATAATTTTTGGGTTGCGAAAAATGCATTTCCAAtcattctgaacattttatttttgcgtaaacatgtaaaaaagacCTTGATAACCTCGAATTACTTCAAATAGTTCaaattttctacgtcaaattagcagctacgttgccggaTTGAAAAAAACGGTCGATGTCatagaaatgaatttttattgggAACTAAGACCGCAGCGATACGGTGGCGATATCTTAAACTATGCAAGTTagtaattttaaatataatgtATGGAAAAACTGAAAGGCGACACAACTATAAGATTTTTGCGTTGTCTTTTCTcaagaaacctttttttacaGCCTCAATAAATAGAAAGGAGGTTTGATGGCAATATTAAACGCCAAATTTTTTCGTGGAGCTTATGATAAGGGACATAAATGATCCTAAAGGAAAATTTTTTCGTTTACACGGTGAGTGTTTCGCGtacataaattgaaaaatactttAGAGGGCTGATTTTTTAGGCGCAAAGGAAGGTGGAGAC
This window contains:
- the LOC123681856 gene encoding G protein-activated inward rectifier potassium channel 3-like isoform X2, with the translated sequence MVIYSSLSGVESIMGSMSGVRRCLSQMSMLAFKATSSGEEAWLHAWSRYRQSRFNARRIRKRVIFKHGDCNVVQGNVAKRRRKYLQDIFTTLVDAQWRWTLLVFALNFILSWLIFALVWWLIVFTHGDLNEEHLNGTEPWTPCIQNIQGFTSCFLFSVETQHTIGYGGRTTTEECPEAIFVMCLQSITGVMIQAFMVGIVFAKLSRPKKRTQTLLFSRVAVVSHRDGVPCLMFRVGDMRKSHIIEAHVRAQLIKHKITKEGESIPFYQTELKVGCDGEQDKILFIWPTTIVHKIEKGSPLYHMSATDLLRERFEIIVVLEGVIESTGMTTQARSSYLPSEILWGHRFQSLVSFRKETGEYEVDYAIFHKTMEVDTPLCSASQLDEHRAMFINEGLDHLRPSQFPSVRTHSSDTLCSMDSISDHDDHIMMKIPASPIPVTVTGPDEAIPLKSDEDRNKNHLLEGTY
- the LOC123681856 gene encoding G protein-activated inward rectifier potassium channel 3-like isoform X3, which gives rise to MSCSVDLSREANSDFEYRQSRFNARRIRKRVIFKHGDCNVVQGNVAKRRRKYLQDIFTTLVDAQWRWTLLVFALNFILSWLIFALVWWLIVFTHGDLNEEHLNGTEPWTPCIQNIQGFTSCFLFSVETQHTIGYGGRTTTEECPEAIFVMCLQSITGVMIQAFMVGIVFAKLSRPKKRTQTLLFSRVAVVSHRDGVPCLMFRVGDMRKSHIIEAHVRAQLIKHKITKEGESIPFYQTELKVGCDGEQDKILFIWPTTIVHKIEKGSPLYHMSATDLLRERFEIIVVLEGVIESTGMTTQARSSYLPSEILWGHRFQSLVSFRKETGEYEVDYAIFHKTMEVDTPLCSASQLDEHRAMFINEGLDHLRPSQFPSVRTHSSDTLCSMDSISDHDDHIMMKIPASPIPVTVTGPDEAIPLKSDEDRNKNHLLEGTY
- the LOC123681856 gene encoding G protein-activated inward rectifier potassium channel 3-like isoform X1 — translated: MTNSNQDTLEEVKIDSEKNKNVPTEWERLLHKENPLPIIVPHQVSNNNSAPTLVKDRRKSESSLLGGFNRTFTRLSLAAANGKDLANGHVFSRYRQSRFNARRIRKRVIFKHGDCNVVQGNVAKRRRKYLQDIFTTLVDAQWRWTLLVFALNFILSWLIFALVWWLIVFTHGDLNEEHLNGTEPWTPCIQNIQGFTSCFLFSVETQHTIGYGGRTTTEECPEAIFVMCLQSITGVMIQAFMVGIVFAKLSRPKKRTQTLLFSRVAVVSHRDGVPCLMFRVGDMRKSHIIEAHVRAQLIKHKITKEGESIPFYQTELKVGCDGEQDKILFIWPTTIVHKIEKGSPLYHMSATDLLRERFEIIVVLEGVIESTGMTTQARSSYLPSEILWGHRFQSLVSFRKETGEYEVDYAIFHKTMEVDTPLCSASQLDEHRAMFINEGLDHLRPSQFPSVRTHSSDTLCSMDSISDHDDHIMMKIPASPIPVTVTGPDEAIPLKSDEDRNKNHLLEGTY